One stretch of Streptomyces hygroscopicus DNA includes these proteins:
- a CDS encoding sarcosine oxidase subunit beta, whose translation MPSSAFRTVPPTADTVIIGGGVMGTSIAFHLAEAGAKNIVVIERGELAGGSSGKPIGGVRAHFSDPLNIELGNRSLRAYQEFPCRPGTDIRLDPVGYLFLLTTEQQASDFETSVGIQNSLQVPSRMISPDEAKRLCPYVSTDGLVAAVHSPTDGHARPGLVVQGYARAAARAGVTLATGTAVTGVDTAGNRVTGVHTSHGPIACGTVICAAGAWSAQIGDMVGVDLPVVPVRRQLAFTAPLTPRAPRIPFTIDFSSTAYFHNSDDGLLFGLADPDQEAGFDTTWTPGWLELFRAAARDRAPALADMKTVGGWAGLYENTPDHNALIGRSGELSNFLYATGFSGHGFLQAPAVGEVVRDLCLERETFTDITPLSADRFRQGAEIRPEAHIV comes from the coding sequence ATGCCGTCCTCCGCTTTTCGTACCGTTCCGCCCACCGCCGACACCGTGATCATCGGCGGCGGTGTCATGGGTACGAGCATCGCGTTCCACCTCGCCGAGGCAGGAGCGAAGAACATCGTCGTCATCGAGCGCGGCGAGCTCGCCGGCGGCAGCTCGGGCAAGCCCATCGGTGGCGTGCGGGCCCACTTCTCGGACCCGCTCAACATCGAACTGGGCAACCGCAGTCTGCGCGCCTATCAGGAGTTCCCCTGCCGGCCCGGCACCGACATCAGGCTCGACCCCGTCGGCTATCTCTTCCTGCTCACCACGGAGCAGCAGGCGAGCGACTTCGAGACCAGCGTCGGCATCCAGAACAGTCTTCAGGTGCCGAGCCGCATGATCAGCCCCGACGAGGCCAAGCGCCTGTGCCCCTACGTCAGCACCGACGGTCTCGTTGCCGCCGTGCACTCCCCCACCGACGGCCATGCCCGCCCCGGACTGGTCGTCCAGGGATACGCCCGGGCCGCCGCGCGGGCAGGCGTCACCCTCGCCACCGGGACCGCCGTCACCGGCGTCGACACCGCCGGGAACCGCGTAACAGGCGTACACACCAGCCACGGACCTATCGCGTGCGGCACCGTCATCTGTGCCGCCGGCGCCTGGTCCGCGCAGATCGGCGACATGGTCGGCGTCGACCTCCCCGTCGTGCCCGTGCGGCGGCAGCTCGCGTTCACGGCACCGTTGACGCCGCGGGCACCGCGTATTCCGTTCACCATCGACTTCTCCTCGACCGCCTACTTCCACAACAGCGACGACGGACTGCTGTTCGGGCTTGCCGATCCGGACCAGGAGGCCGGCTTCGACACCACGTGGACCCCGGGATGGCTGGAGCTGTTCCGCGCCGCCGCCCGCGACCGCGCCCCCGCGCTGGCCGACATGAAGACCGTCGGCGGCTGGGCCGGCCTGTACGAGAACACGCCCGACCACAACGCCCTCATCGGGCGCTCCGGCGAACTCTCCAACTTCCTTTACGCCACCGGTTTTTCCGGCCACGGATTCCTCCAGGCGCCCGCGGTCGGCGAAGTCGTACGCGACCTCTGCCTGGAACGCGAGACGTTCACCGACATCACCCCGCTCAGCGCCGACCGCTTCCGGCAGGGCGCCGAAATCCGCCCCGAGGCCCACATCGTGTGA
- a CDS encoding LysR family transcriptional regulator: protein MDWTSAQLRALVELTRRGTITAVAETLGYTPGGVSQQISALEKATGMQLLRRAGRRVELTDAGATLALHAERILTTEAEAVEALERTRNEISGTLRVGLFATAAAEILPPALRRIRETHPGITVRSRDMDVDEVYDAVVGGTVDLALGLDYPDVPIPREPSLRVRELSRERFSLAVPEGSMPGRRRVSLADTTERGWILPSVGSYYGRAVLTACRRAGFEPQVLHEVTDTAATLALVEAGVGVSVVTDLMLRLRPSRLDVLDLRETMERHIVVVFRSFAEHRPTVAALVDVLRTSAGRRAGPKARAAGEAPCGKGQTTLA from the coding sequence ATGGACTGGACGAGCGCGCAGCTCCGTGCCCTGGTGGAACTGACCCGGCGCGGCACCATCACCGCGGTCGCGGAGACCCTGGGGTACACCCCCGGCGGCGTCTCGCAGCAGATCTCCGCGTTGGAGAAGGCCACCGGCATGCAACTGCTGAGGCGAGCGGGACGCCGGGTGGAACTCACCGATGCGGGGGCCACGCTGGCCCTCCACGCCGAACGCATCCTCACCACGGAAGCCGAGGCCGTCGAAGCGCTGGAGCGCACCCGCAACGAGATCTCCGGGACATTGCGGGTCGGCCTCTTCGCCACCGCGGCCGCCGAGATCCTGCCGCCGGCCCTGCGGCGGATTCGCGAGACGCACCCGGGCATCACCGTGCGCAGCCGGGACATGGACGTGGACGAGGTGTACGACGCGGTGGTCGGCGGAACGGTGGATCTGGCCTTGGGTCTCGACTACCCGGACGTGCCCATCCCGCGCGAACCGTCCCTCCGGGTACGGGAGTTGTCCCGGGAGCGGTTCTCCCTCGCGGTTCCCGAGGGATCCATGCCGGGGCGGCGGCGAGTCTCCCTCGCGGACACCACGGAACGGGGATGGATCCTGCCATCGGTCGGCAGCTACTACGGCCGGGCCGTGCTCACCGCCTGTCGCCGCGCCGGGTTCGAACCGCAGGTGCTGCACGAGGTGACGGACACCGCCGCCACCCTCGCCCTGGTCGAGGCCGGTGTCGGGGTCAGCGTGGTGACGGATCTGATGCTCCGGCTGCGCCCGTCCCGCCTGGATGTTCTCGATCTGCGCGAGACGATGGAGCGGCACATCGTGGTGGTGTTCCGCTCCTTTGCGGAACACCGGCCGACGGTGGCCGCCCTGGTCGATGTCCTGCGCACCTCGGCGGGCCGAAGGGCCGGGCCGAAAGCACGGGCCGCGGGGGAAGCACCGTGCGGGAAGGGCCAGACAACCTTGGCCTGA
- a CDS encoding arabinogalactan endo-1,4-beta-galactosidase, protein MVAEAADGHAAVEEAAAHHPDVALVDIRMPVCDGLAAIAPLLARRAAALSPLRAVTDALYASCQSRTFAAVSQLPPESTTYPEPADTPSAKHTCVLGEPAQARQRNRSWWRAPAIRAGPPAAVPGSFASSDFFSPRLPCALTASVRTRAMSCRAKEPTASTSRPEEIGVTAYRSGRTLKATLFTTVIALALPMFSVPPSASAANALSMRGADVSTAQRALELGARYYDTNGNAKDPLDILKGAGVNYVRLRVWNNPASGYNNKAKVLAYAKTVKAKGLKLLIDFHYSDTWADPGKQYKPAAWTGHGIGQLQTDVYNYTYDVCNSLKSQGTTPDSVQIGNEINVGMLWDDGKVINNDFTNLSTLLKAGYNATKACDSGTKVIIHTANADSDAHARWFYDGIKAKGVNWDITGLSYYCMWHGSLSTMYNVVADMKSRYGKDVILAETAYPFTAANADGTGNSVTSGCSGYPLTWAGQAANFTDVQNTARNAGAIGVFYWEPTWYAVPGNGWDPADINNSGNGWDNMALFDWTGQVNPNVSWNP, encoded by the coding sequence GTGGTCGCCGAAGCCGCCGACGGACACGCGGCGGTCGAGGAGGCCGCCGCGCACCACCCGGATGTGGCGCTGGTGGACATCCGGATGCCGGTGTGCGACGGGCTGGCCGCGATCGCGCCGCTGCTCGCCCGACGGGCCGCCGCCCTCAGCCCCCTGCGAGCCGTCACCGACGCCTTGTACGCGTCATGCCAGTCACGGACATTCGCCGCGGTCTCCCAACTGCCGCCGGAGTCGACGACCTACCCTGAGCCTGCCGATACACCATCCGCCAAGCACACGTGTGTGCTTGGTGAACCGGCCCAGGCACGGCAGCGCAACAGATCGTGGTGGCGCGCGCCTGCGATCCGCGCCGGACCGCCGGCGGCCGTTCCCGGTTCGTTCGCCTCTTCAGACTTCTTCTCGCCTCGATTACCGTGCGCGCTCACAGCTTCAGTCCGCACACGCGCGATGTCCTGCCGCGCCAAGGAGCCAACCGCTTCAACGTCTCGACCGGAGGAGATCGGAGTGACCGCGTACAGATCCGGCCGCACACTGAAGGCCACCTTGTTCACAACGGTGATCGCCCTGGCCCTGCCCATGTTCTCCGTGCCCCCGAGCGCTTCCGCCGCCAACGCGCTCAGCATGCGCGGCGCCGACGTTTCGACCGCGCAGCGGGCTCTTGAACTGGGCGCCAGGTACTACGACACGAACGGCAACGCCAAGGACCCGCTCGACATCCTCAAGGGTGCCGGTGTGAACTACGTCCGCCTGCGGGTCTGGAACAACCCCGCCAGTGGCTACAACAACAAGGCCAAGGTGCTGGCGTACGCGAAGACGGTCAAGGCCAAGGGCCTCAAACTGCTCATCGACTTCCACTACTCGGACACCTGGGCCGACCCGGGCAAGCAGTACAAGCCGGCGGCCTGGACCGGCCACGGCATCGGCCAGTTGCAGACCGACGTCTACAACTACACGTACGACGTCTGCAACAGCCTCAAGTCCCAGGGCACCACCCCGGACAGTGTGCAGATCGGCAACGAGATCAACGTCGGCATGCTGTGGGACGACGGCAAGGTGATCAATAACGACTTCACCAACCTCAGCACGCTGCTCAAGGCGGGCTACAACGCGACCAAGGCGTGCGACAGCGGCACCAAGGTCATCATTCACACGGCGAACGCGGACAGCGACGCGCACGCGCGCTGGTTCTACGACGGGATCAAGGCCAAAGGTGTCAACTGGGACATCACTGGGCTGTCCTACTACTGCATGTGGCATGGCTCGTTGTCCACCATGTACAACGTGGTCGCCGACATGAAGTCCCGGTACGGCAAGGATGTGATCCTCGCCGAGACGGCGTACCCCTTCACCGCGGCGAACGCGGACGGCACCGGCAACTCGGTCACCTCCGGGTGCTCGGGCTACCCGCTCACCTGGGCGGGCCAGGCCGCCAACTTCACCGATGTGCAGAACACCGCCCGCAATGCCGGCGCGATCGGAGTCTTCTACTGGGAACCGACCTGGTACGCGGTCCCCGGCAACGGCTGG
- a CDS encoding aldehyde dehydrogenase produces the protein MTSIALPTTDDLRVRARTALRHIGVAAPEGDDFQARTPITGEDIFGLTAATDADTEEAIAATRNAFLTWRTTPAPRRGELVRRLGELLREHKSDLADLVTIEAGKIRSEALGEIQEMIDICDFAVGLSRQLYGRTIASERPGHRLAETWHPLGVVGVISAFNFPAAVWSWNTAVALVCGDTVIWKPSELTPLISLACDHLLARAADEVGAPRDVHRLLLGDRAVGEKLVDDSRIALVSATGSTRMGREVGPRVAARFGRSLLELGGNNAAIVAPSADLDLAIQGIVFAAAGTAGQRCTTLRRLIVHRDIADTLLERLTAAYRKLPIGNPFDDTTLVGPLISAKALDAMQDALTRIQAQGGTILVGGNPRPAEAAPAAAYTEPVLVRVDEQTDVVREETFAPILYVLTYDTLDEAIALHNDVPQGLSSSIFTRDQQEAEVFLSAAGSDCGIANVNIGTSGAEIGGAFGGEKDTGGGRESGSDAWKSYMRSATNTINYSSELALAQGVSFL, from the coding sequence ATGACCAGCATCGCCCTGCCCACCACCGACGACCTGCGCGTCCGCGCCCGCACGGCCCTGCGGCACATCGGAGTCGCCGCCCCCGAGGGCGACGACTTCCAGGCCCGCACCCCCATCACCGGCGAGGACATCTTCGGCCTGACGGCCGCCACCGACGCCGACACCGAAGAGGCGATCGCGGCCACCCGTAACGCCTTCCTGACCTGGCGCACCACGCCTGCCCCGCGCCGTGGTGAACTCGTCCGCCGGCTCGGCGAGTTGCTGCGCGAGCACAAGAGCGACCTGGCCGACCTCGTCACTATCGAAGCCGGCAAGATCCGCTCCGAGGCACTCGGCGAGATCCAGGAAATGATCGACATCTGCGACTTCGCCGTCGGTCTCTCCCGCCAGCTCTACGGGCGGACGATCGCCTCCGAACGCCCCGGCCACCGCCTCGCCGAGACCTGGCACCCGCTCGGCGTGGTGGGCGTCATCTCCGCCTTCAACTTCCCCGCCGCCGTGTGGTCATGGAACACCGCCGTCGCCCTCGTCTGCGGCGACACCGTGATCTGGAAGCCCTCGGAACTCACTCCGCTGATCTCTCTGGCCTGCGACCACCTGCTCGCCCGGGCCGCGGACGAGGTCGGCGCGCCCCGCGACGTACACCGCCTCCTGCTCGGTGACCGTGCCGTCGGCGAAAAGCTCGTCGACGACTCCCGCATCGCGCTCGTCAGCGCCACCGGCTCGACCCGCATGGGCCGCGAGGTCGGCCCGCGCGTCGCCGCCCGCTTCGGCCGCAGCCTGCTCGAACTCGGCGGCAACAACGCCGCGATCGTCGCTCCCTCCGCCGACCTGGACCTCGCCATCCAGGGCATCGTCTTCGCCGCGGCCGGCACCGCCGGGCAACGCTGCACCACCCTGCGCCGCCTCATCGTCCACCGCGACATCGCCGACACCCTGCTTGAGCGACTGACCGCCGCCTACCGCAAGCTCCCCATCGGCAACCCGTTCGACGACACGACACTGGTCGGCCCGCTCATCTCCGCCAAGGCCCTCGACGCCATGCAGGACGCCCTCACCCGGATCCAGGCACAGGGCGGCACCATCCTGGTCGGCGGCAATCCGCGCCCGGCCGAGGCCGCGCCCGCGGCCGCCTACACCGAGCCGGTCCTCGTCCGCGTCGACGAACAGACCGACGTCGTACGGGAGGAGACCTTCGCCCCCATCCTGTACGTCCTCACCTACGACACCCTCGACGAAGCCATCGCCCTGCACAACGACGTCCCCCAGGGCCTGTCCTCCAGCATCTTCACCCGCGACCAGCAGGAAGCCGAGGTCTTCCTGTCCGCCGCCGGCTCCGACTGCGGAATCGCCAACGTCAACATCGGTACCTCCGGCGCCGAGATCGGCGGTGCCTTCGGCGGCGAGAAGGACACCGGCGGTGGCCGCGAGTCTGGCTCCGACGCCTGGAAGTCCTACATGCGCTCGGCCACCAACACCATCAACTACTCCAGCGAACTCGCCCTCGCCCAGGGGGTCAGCTTCCTCTGA